One segment of Calypte anna isolate BGI_N300 chromosome 4A, bCalAnn1_v1.p, whole genome shotgun sequence DNA contains the following:
- the SOD3 gene encoding extracellular superoxide dismutase [Cu-Zn], protein MLLLSLVTGVALFASGVMTDKEPDASQESFHDVQKKVNDLWQSLLYPVLPGNETDGMIYATCEMKPSSKIDADKPQVTGQVLFRQYYSYGRLEAIFYLDGFPLDNNQSGRAIHIHELGDLSNGCDSTGGHYNPFRVNHPRHPGDFGNFSPKEGKIRKYKTNLSATMFGPYSIMGRSVVIHEQEDDMGKGNNKASLENGNAGKRLACCVIGMCNKNLWEEKVTEVTDKKKRGLNKRMQNQA, encoded by the coding sequence atgctgcttctttccctggTCACTGGGGTTGCCCTGTTTGCCTCTGGTGTCATGACAGACAAAGAACCTGATGCAAGCCAAGAGTCATTTCATGACGTACAGAAGAAAGTGAACGATCTCTGGCAGAGTTTGCTCTATCCAGTACTGCCTGGTAATGAGACTGATGGGATGATTTATGCTACTTGTGAAATGAAGCCCAGCTCCAAAATAGATGCTGACAAGCCACAAGTGACTGGACAAGTCTTATTCAGACAGTATTACTCATATGGAAGATTAGAAGCCATTTTTTACTTGGATGGGTTTCCATTGGATAACAATCAATCTGGTAGAGCTATACACATCCATGAGCTTGGGGATCTCAGCAATGGCTGTGATTCTACAGGAGGACACTATAACCCTTTCAGAGTGAATCACCCCCGTCACCCAGGAGATTTTGGCAACTTTTCTCCTAAGGAAGgcaaaatcagaaaatacaaaacaaatctCTCTGCCACTATGTTTGGTCCGTATTCCATCATGGGCAGATCAGTTGTGATCCATGAGCAGGAGGATGACATGGGCAAGGGCAACAATAAAGCCAGTttggaaaatggaaatgctgGGAAACGTCTGGCTTGCTGTGTCATTGGGATGTGCAACAAGAACCTGTGGGAGGAAAAAGTAACTGAGGTTACAGACAAGAAGAAGAGAGGGCTCAACAAACGAATGCAGAACCAGGCTTAA